From a region of the Paenibacillus lutimineralis genome:
- a CDS encoding glycosyltransferase family 4 protein, protein MVPKKVLFCATVISHLKAFHLPYLRWFQEQGWEVHAATYGTEAVPYVDKQFNIPIQRSPFKLDNWRAYRQLKDIVRENNYEIIHCHTPMGGVLTRLAARQARRTGTRVLYTAHGFHFFKGASFQNWLLYYPVEKYLSRYTDCLLTMNAEDYNRALDHQFKAGAIAYVHGVGIDFDKYKPAHEQEKRQLREMHGIDSDEFIMIYAAELSQRKNQAYLLEVVSLLRERIPRFRLLLAGQGALEGQYREQVSRLGLENLVTFLGHRTDMDQIYALADIAVSSSRQEGLPVNIMEAIATGLPVVATDVRGNRDLVEPGTHGFLVGLDEPSIFAERIWELFDNPQLRADIRTNRDRLISLYSVSHVLGEVIPIYTDAARQWDIKERNPGNKKDSTYQYNEREIGK, encoded by the coding sequence ATTGTGCCTAAAAAGGTATTATTCTGCGCTACTGTAATCTCCCATTTGAAAGCTTTCCATTTACCGTATCTGCGCTGGTTTCAGGAGCAGGGTTGGGAGGTACACGCTGCAACTTATGGAACGGAGGCCGTTCCCTATGTGGACAAGCAGTTCAATATTCCGATTCAGCGTTCTCCATTCAAGCTGGATAACTGGCGGGCTTATCGGCAGTTGAAGGATATTGTACGGGAAAATAATTATGAGATCATCCACTGCCACACTCCGATGGGAGGAGTATTGACCCGACTTGCAGCGAGACAGGCCCGCCGCACAGGCACGCGGGTTCTCTATACTGCTCATGGATTCCATTTCTTCAAGGGCGCTTCATTCCAGAATTGGCTGCTCTATTATCCGGTAGAGAAGTATTTATCTCGCTATACTGACTGTTTATTAACAATGAATGCGGAGGATTACAACCGGGCACTAGACCATCAATTCAAGGCAGGAGCGATCGCTTATGTACATGGGGTCGGAATCGATTTTGACAAATATAAGCCTGCCCATGAACAAGAGAAGAGGCAGCTAAGGGAAATGCATGGCATCGATTCTGACGAGTTCATCATGATTTATGCTGCCGAGTTAAGTCAACGTAAGAATCAGGCCTATCTCCTGGAGGTTGTGTCTCTATTGAGAGAGAGAATTCCCCGTTTTCGGCTGCTTTTGGCTGGGCAAGGTGCATTGGAAGGACAATATCGGGAGCAGGTGAGCCGGTTGGGATTGGAAAATCTCGTTACCTTTCTCGGCCATCGTACGGATATGGATCAGATCTATGCATTGGCGGATATCGCCGTGTCGTCCAGCAGACAGGAAGGGCTGCCTGTAAATATTATGGAGGCAATCGCTACCGGTTTGCCTGTAGTCGCTACAGATGTGCGGGGGAATCGAGATTTGGTAGAGCCGGGGACACACGGCTTTCTAGTTGGATTGGACGAGCCGTCTATATTCGCTGAACGTATCTGGGAGCTGTTCGACAATCCACAACTGAGAGCCGACATTCGCACGAACCGCGACAGACTTATCTCTCTCTATTCAGTGTCTCATGTATTAGGCGAGGTGATTCCAATATACACCGATGCGGCGAGACAGTGGGATATTAAGGAGAGGAACCCGGGTAATAAGAAGGACTCGACCTATCAATATAATGAGAGAGAAATAGGAAAATAG